From the genome of Turicibacter faecis, one region includes:
- a CDS encoding metallophosphoesterase, whose product MKKIQVYLLTITVIVISLFVYFMLNFKQGIHIEETMITHSTIPARFSGTRLIQLSDTKIKTQKDLSLLKKTVEEINKLEADIVVFTGDLFEKGAISSDLSKQVKKTLSELNPSLAKVAVLGDTDLKQKKEITKILTESSFKILRNESIELYNGSSEGIQLIGIDSLSTTPDLTHILEKESSSEMFQILLLHEPTLAAKVTDYPINLQLSGHCQGNSTKNGCTQFYNGTYPFADQLILNVNPGLKERKGIFSFFSRPTIHSFLLIQS is encoded by the coding sequence ATGAAAAAAATCCAGGTCTATCTACTCACCATCACAGTCATTGTGATTTCACTCTTCGTGTATTTTATGTTAAATTTCAAGCAAGGCATTCATATCGAAGAGACCATGATTACCCACTCAACCATTCCAGCACGTTTTAGTGGGACGCGTTTAATTCAATTGAGTGACACTAAAATCAAAACACAAAAAGACCTTTCACTTTTAAAAAAGACCGTGGAAGAAATAAATAAACTTGAGGCAGATATTGTCGTCTTCACGGGGGACTTATTCGAAAAAGGAGCCATCTCTTCTGACTTATCTAAACAGGTAAAAAAAACTTTATCTGAGCTCAATCCCTCGCTTGCAAAGGTTGCCGTTTTAGGCGATACCGATTTAAAACAAAAAAAAGAAATTACAAAAATTTTAACGGAATCGTCATTTAAAATCCTTCGCAATGAATCCATTGAACTTTATAACGGAAGTAGCGAGGGCATCCAATTAATTGGGATTGACTCTTTGTCAACGACACCCGATTTAACACATATTCTTGAAAAGGAGTCCTCTTCAGAAATGTTCCAAATTCTCCTTCTTCATGAACCCACACTTGCAGCTAAGGTCACTGACTATCCAATTAATCTCCAACTTTCAGGTCACTGCCAAGGAAATTCAACTAAAAATGGTTGCACACAGTTTTATAACGGAACTTATCCTTTTGCAGATCAACTCATTTTAAATGTTAATCCGGGTCTTAAAGAAAGAAAAGGTATTTTTTCTTTCTTCTCCCGACCAACGATTCATTCTTTTTTACTCATTCAATCTTAA